A single region of the Nicotiana sylvestris chromosome 6, ASM39365v2, whole genome shotgun sequence genome encodes:
- the LOC138872166 gene encoding uncharacterized protein, with translation MAGKVEKVLAVVMLAMLLFSEHLMAANHEIKTTEDNSTISPFCLVKCLFGCRGLPPVQASICAAQCYLKCRDQDAANIAETKGIIGETAYNQYDVGCAVGYCSEFLLNYDEKRFKCCMEYCREDKMICPVEAAA, from the exons ATGGCAGGGAAGGTTGAGAAAGTGCTTGCAGTAGTGATGCTTGCAATGCTTCTGTTTTCGGAGCATTTAATGGCTGCTAATCATGAAATTAAAACAACTGAAGATAACTCTACTATTAGCCCTTTCTGCTTAGTAAAATGTTTATTTGGATGTAGGGGGTTGCCACCTGTACAAGCATCCATTTGTGCTGCTCAATGTTATTTAAAGTGCCGTGACCAAGATGCGGCCAATATTGCTGAAACTAAGGGCATAATTGGTGAGACTGCATACAACCAGTATGATGTTGGATGTGCCGTTGGCTACTGCTCTGAGTTCCTGTTGAAttatg ATGAGAAGAGGTTCAAGTGCTGCATGGAATACTGCCGCGAGGACAAAATGATTTGTCCTGTTGAGGCTGCAGCTTGA